The stretch of DNA GTGCATCAGCCTGGATGACTACCATTTTTTCGATATCGATCGAAACACAATCGCTGTTGCTAATCTTGAACTGCAGATGCTTAATCATCGTGGACAACTAATATACTATTTCATTGCCAAAGAACGAATTCTTCCGGGCCATATAGTGGTCTGGGATTATAATATTCATTATTGGCGAACCAAAGAAGCCCCGCCTGAATTATTTACAAAGCATGGAGAAATCATCGATCGAAAAAGTTACAGACCAAGAGCTTTCAGTGTTCGTATTAGCTTCGATAATGGTGATAAACCCATAGACCTATTTACAAAAGCTTCTTCAATGTATTTTGATTCAGAGAATTTACAGGCATTAAAGATTCAAACACCCTATGGTCACAGGGGATATGTTTCAGCAGCAGAAATCAAAGCAAAATTTGATAATTCGCCTTTACTGTTCATCTGGAGAAAAAGTTATAACTCGTGGATAGAGGAATCACGCCCCTTTAGCCAGGATTTTTGTTTAATTCCACAAGACTCAACTCAGCCATTCTTTAAGCCCAGCCGATCTTCAAAAAAAGAGATTCTTGAGGCTTTGAAACAACTTGCTAAAGAATACGGCATCCCCAAAACAGCCCAATACGATGCAAGGCAAAATAACTCAGTGGCTATGATCATGATGGATAACGATAACTACAAAACGGAATTGGCGGCATTAAAAGCTGGCCTAAATGACGCAGGTATCAAGAAAGCTGCCGCTGGATACGCCACTTTTGGCAAAGAAAGAAAATTTTGCCTCTATATTTATGAGCCGAGCACCCTGTTGTTTAATAAGCTAACTCACAAGCTACAAGATGAGCAGGCAAATACTCTTCAGCAAAAATTTCATGACCTGAGTATTAAATAAGCCTTCGTATCCTGACGAATAAGGCACTAACACTCTATACACATTGTTATCCACAGATTTTGTGGATAACTAACCAGCTTATTTTCGGAGGATAAAACCTAAAAAGCCTTTGTGGCCATGGGTTTCGCATGAAGAAAGAAACATAAAATGAGTAGGAAGAAAGAGAGGCTAAAAAACTTATCCACAAAGCGAATGAAGTGAATATATATTTCGGAAATGCATTCTATCTTCTTTTTTTTAGAAGAACCAGTCTTGACATTTTGCGACTGTTTTCTTTGAAGGCATTTATTCACCTATCTTATTAATAATAATAGTAAAATCTTGTTGCGATTTCATATCGCTGTTTACACCAGTTAGCGAGTCCTCGTGGATGATTAGGATTTTGGTATCCACTTTTTTTCAAAAAGAAATCGAGGGTATAGAGTTATTAAACTCATTAAAAAATAACCAGCGTCCCAGGTCTAACTGTGAGTGAAATTACAGCTCCCAATCTTTCCATCGGGTAAAATCGCATTGCAAAAGGAACTCAATGACTTAAGCTGCTCCTGTGTGATCTTCGCATTGTATAAATTAGCTCCAGCCAAACTGGCACCTGATAAATTAGCACCAGAAAAATCTGATGATGTAAAATTGCAATGATTCATTCTCGCTTTTTTTAAATTTGCGAAGCTAAAATCACTATAAGAAAAGTCAGCAGCCCCAAGGGAAAACTCCGTGGCCATTATGCGATTAAATTTTGAGAGTTGATGATTACCCCAAATGCTCAAACTGGAACGGTTTAAATTGCTATAACTGAGATTAATAGCACCATTTTTATTTGTAAAAAGATAAAAATCATTGCTCAAATCACAAGCTTCACAAATCCCTGTCTTTTCAAATTTATCAACATCTAATGGATTAGAAAATTGCTGTGAATAAATTGCTGTAGAAATGGAAACTAAAGATAAAAATAAACAACTTCTCATGACTCCCTCATTCAAATAACAAACTGCGTTCCTGCATTCAGAAAAGTATTTTACTCAAATATTCAATCAATTACACTGCTTAATTGGCATGTTGTTTTATATGGACCAGGAAATGCCTTAGCTGCTTTGATACATTATCTTGTTTAAACTATTGTGTTTGCCTTATGATAAGCCACGAACATAGCTGTCTTGAGGTAAGTAGCAGCACATCCAACGCCATTTTTAAGGGCAAATTGGTTGCGCAGTGTGACAAGGATCGATAAACATAAGGTACATGCGATGTTTAAGATGCGACTTATTACGATAAGCATATTAAATACCACTATCATTGGGGGATTGACTCTTCTGGATTCAGGGGCTTATGCATCCGGCTTTCAAAGAATAATCGATTTTGCTTATGATAATCCTGCTATTATGAACCATACAGTTAAAAAAGCTGAAGCCACTATAGGCAATAATCTCATGTATGGACTCTTTACGTATAAAGGCCAGGCAGGCTCTTTGTATGGCAGATCGGATAGTAAGGAATTCTATAATTATCCCTATGGAAGATTGGCTTATCGTTTTCATCCCAAGTGGATGGGAGGTATTGATGTTACTCATCTGAGCTATACCAATATTGTGTTTCCGGTAAGTAGTGTTGCCCGGCAAATAGCCACCTCTATCGTGCTTCAAACTATCGCCATTTCCCCCAGATTGAGCTACTTGGTTACTAAATCCCTCGCAGTGGGTTTAGCCCTGAATTTTGATACTACTTATAAAACAAAACTGGACAATGTAGTCAACCCCAATGGAGAATTAAAAAATCACTCGTCCTCCAGGGAACCGGCCCTGGGCTGGGGAGTCGGGATTTCCTATGCGGCACCAACCAAAACCACTATAGACTTAAGTTATTTCTCAAAAATTGTGCATCCCACCACAGGCTCCAGCACTTGGGGGACCGCACAAACATATAATTATGCCATTACCTATCCCCTTCCGGCCATTGCCAACCTGGGTGTTGCCCAAAAGATACAGGAGAAATGGCTTGTAAAAGGAAATTTAAGATACCAGTGGTGGGATACGTTCGATTATTTGAATTTACGCAATACCGCATTGGGAAGAAATATTCTTGTGCCTGAATTCTATAATAATACATGGATATATACCCTGGCAGCGCACTACCAGACAAATGATAAACTGGGGTTCTCTGGCGGTGTGGAATATAATCAAAGTCCGCAATCTATCACTTACAGGAATGCAGGGCTGGCTGTCTACAGATCGCTGGTGGTGGGAGGCGGCTTTGATTACGCGTTTACCAAAGCGTTAACTGGCAAATTTATCTACGGACATGCCTTTTCAAATCCGCCGATTGACAGAACGGCCAGCGCAGGTTTGGTGAGAGGCAAGGAAACAATTAACAGCAATAACTTTGACTTTACTCTAACCTGGCATATCTGAGAACTCTACTCAAAGAAGTCAATGAAGCTCTTGATGATTTACGATATGGGCGATTTACCGGATCTGCAGTTATCACTATTAACTAAAATTAAGAAGACGATGAAGAGAGAACATTTAATAAGAATTCTATCGCATTTTTTTCAATCTAAATGGCAATCGTTGATCCTAGTACTTTCCCTCCTGTCTATAAGTATCTATCTCATACTAAACGCAGAAAATTTCTGGTTTTCCAATGTTCCTTTATTAGCTTTAATTATCATTGGAGGAATCCCGCTATTTTTGCAAATTTTTTTAAAACTGCTAAAGGGAAATTTTGGTGCGGATTCCCTGGCTGCAATTGCTTTAGTCGCAGGGGTTATCTTGCAGCAATATTTAGCCGCATCGTTAATAATCCTGATGTTAGCGAGTGGCCAGACATTAGAGCGTTATGCGCGTCATAAAGCATCTTCTGTCTTATTGGCGTTAGTGAAACGAATGCCCGCTTTTGCTCATCATAAAATGAATGGTGAAATTTCTGATATTGCTGTGGCTGACATTCAAATTAATGATGAAATTGTTATTTATCCCCATGAAACCTGCCCTGTTGATGGCATAGTCATTGAGGGAAATGGTTCAATGGACGAATCTTACCTTACAGGAGAGCCTTATCAAATTTCCAAGGCAACCGGCGCATCCGTTTTATCAGGGGCGATCAACGGTGAGTCGGTACTTGTCATTCGAGCGTCCAGACTGCCAGTCGATTCACGATTTGCAATTATTGTGAAAGTTTTAGAAGAAGCCGAACAAAAACGCCCTTCGATTCGCCGATTAGGGGATCAAATTGGGGCAATTTTTGCACCTCTGGCCTTATTATTCGCAGCGATCACCGGGTATTTTACAAATGATGCCATCCGTTTTCTTGCGGTACTGGTTATTGCCACACCATGCCCTTTATTAATTGCTATTCCCATTACGATTATTAGCGCTATTTCACGGGCTGCGAAAGAAGCTATCATCATAAAAGATCCAATCGTTTTGGAGCGGTTACCTACTTGTAAAACTGCTATTTTTGACAAAACAGGCACACTGACCTACGGAAAACCCATTTTAACTGACATTTATACCACTCCGAATTATACAAAAGAGCAAATTCTGCAATATGTCGGAAGCCTTGAGCGTTACTCCAAACATCCCCTTGCCAATGCTGTAATTAAAGCAACAAAAGAACGCCATATTGATTTACTAGAGTCGACGGATGTATCGGAGAAACCTGGACAGGGTTTAAACGGTATCATCAATCATCGAAAAGTGAATGTTACGAGCCGAAAAAAACTGTTAGAAATGTTGCCTGGTTCTCAATCATTGCTCCCTCCCGTTTCTCCAGGTTTAGAATGCATTATTTTAATTGATAGCGAATATGCAGCCACTTTACATTTTCACGATGCACCGAGAGCAGAAAGCAAATCCTTTATCAGTCATTTGAAGCCAGCACATCAATTTAAAAAAATTATGCTGGTTTCCGGAGACCGGGAGTCTGAAGTGAAATATCTGGCGGAATTAATTCCGTTTACAGAAATATATGCGTCTCAAAGTCCTGAACAAAAATTGGCTATCGTGCGCCGTGAAAGAAAAAACGCCCCTACAGTGTTTATGGGAGACGGCATTAATGATGCCCCCGCTTTAACCGCAGCCACTGTAGGAATTGCTTTTGGGCAACACAGCAATGTGACTGCTGAGGCTGCAGGCGCTGTTATTATGGAAAACACCTTAAATAAAGTAGATGAATTGCTGCATCTAAGCATCCAAACTAGAAATATTGCCGCACAAAGTGCTGTTGGAGGAATGCTTTTGAGCCTCGTCGGTATGGGATTTGCCGCAACAGGTCATATAAATCCGGTTTTGGGGGCGATTCTACAAGAATGTATTGATATTCTTGCGATTGCTAATGCCTTACGCCTTGCATTTGGGTCCAAAATTAAAATTGATCTCCCAAATGCCTAGAAATAAAGTATATTTGATTTTCCCCATAAATTTGAATCCTCTTGTATTATGAGCGATTTTGACCGTTGAGCAAATTATCGAATTCATAATCAGTCAAAAGCAGATCACGCTTAATTATTTGCAGAAACATTGTGTTATTCAAATACTTTTATGGGTTACAATAATCGCAATATTGTGGCTCAGCAACTTTCACACCGTCTCTTCTTGGCCGCTTCTCTTGATAATCACACTGGATACAACCCCAAATCTCGTATTGGCATAATGAAGTCGGAGCTGAGCATTCACCGCAAGGAAGGTAGCCTGACACTTGATTAAACCCGAAACCAGGAGCTAAGCATTCAGGACAACAGCATTGAATTCGATGAGCTAACTTTTCGGCGAGGATAGAAATCGCATTCATTCTGGTTGGATTCATCATGGCTCTCATATCCGTGGCAAGAAAAAGCTCTTTTTCGTTTTGAAACCCAAGAGAGAGGGCATTTTTCAGCGCTGTGATGTCTCTAATCCCTTTCGCAAGCACCTTTTTATCTCTATTGGTCTGCAATGTGAGGCCATGCTCGGGGAAACCTGCTTTATCTAAAAAATCGCTTAGCTCTGTTTGTGTAGTTATTGTCATCATACGATAATTAGTTTTGGGTGTAGTATATTGCTCAGCAATTACCCAATTGTGTTTGCGATCAAGAAATACCATAATCTCATGATCAACAGGGGTAAATGGAAATGCTGGATGCGGCCCAAAACTTCCCTCACTGGCAATGACTAAATCATAACCGTAATCCTCTGCAGCACGTTTTGCCTTTAAAACACAGGTATCATAGGGGCTTAGTGTCCTTGGTATTTCACCAGTAAAGCTTCCAAATTGGTCAGTATCAAATTCGTGCACATCCAATGTGCACGAAAGTGTATCAAAAAATACCTTAGCAATTGCTTTTTCTTTCTCATGTTTTGAAGCAAGTAAAACCGACTGATTGCGATAATGCATGATTAAACTCCAGTAATTGAGTGGAAATAATCCATTCG from Legionella quinlivanii encodes:
- a CDS encoding pentapeptide repeat-containing protein, with the translated sequence MRSCLFLSLVSISTAIYSQQFSNPLDVDKFEKTGICEACDLSNDFYLFTNKNGAINLSYSNLNRSSLSIWGNHQLSKFNRIMATEFSLGAADFSYSDFSFANLKKARMNHCNFTSSDFSGANLSGASLAGANLYNAKITQEQLKSLSSFCNAILPDGKIGSCNFTHS
- a CDS encoding SET domain-containing protein, whose protein sequence is MYKKFESNLSQILSEEPQKINITNKLPNQPDCEIRQVNSDVLAKEIGMKAWTDSLVFTKDTQVLAHPEIENAVPRYDDAAMSKLMSTINSNSKKLCLSPMGATGLGVFALEVIESGEPVIIYAGSMKPIAPGNNVPASKNEYGLDFDDFEGKSYAMIQAKNYGNLSRFMQHAPRKTTPSHADHGCISLDDYHFFDIDRNTIAVANLELQMLNHRGQLIYYFIAKERILPGHIVVWDYNIHYWRTKEAPPELFTKHGEIIDRKSYRPRAFSVRISFDNGDKPIDLFTKASSMYFDSENLQALKIQTPYGHRGYVSAAEIKAKFDNSPLLFIWRKSYNSWIEESRPFSQDFCLIPQDSTQPFFKPSRSSKKEILEALKQLAKEYGIPKTAQYDARQNNSVAMIMMDNDNYKTELAALKAGLNDAGIKKAAAGYATFGKERKFCLYIYEPSTLLFNKLTHKLQDEQANTLQQKFHDLSIK
- a CDS encoding OmpP1/FadL family transporter encodes the protein MFKMRLITISILNTTIIGGLTLLDSGAYASGFQRIIDFAYDNPAIMNHTVKKAEATIGNNLMYGLFTYKGQAGSLYGRSDSKEFYNYPYGRLAYRFHPKWMGGIDVTHLSYTNIVFPVSSVARQIATSIVLQTIAISPRLSYLVTKSLAVGLALNFDTTYKTKLDNVVNPNGELKNHSSSREPALGWGVGISYAAPTKTTIDLSYFSKIVHPTTGSSTWGTAQTYNYAITYPLPAIANLGVAQKIQEKWLVKGNLRYQWWDTFDYLNLRNTALGRNILVPEFYNNTWIYTLAAHYQTNDKLGFSGGVEYNQSPQSITYRNAGLAVYRSLVVGGGFDYAFTKALTGKFIYGHAFSNPPIDRTASAGLVRGKETINSNNFDFTLTWHI
- a CDS encoding heavy metal translocating P-type ATPase encodes the protein MKREHLIRILSHFFQSKWQSLILVLSLLSISIYLILNAENFWFSNVPLLALIIIGGIPLFLQIFLKLLKGNFGADSLAAIALVAGVILQQYLAASLIILMLASGQTLERYARHKASSVLLALVKRMPAFAHHKMNGEISDIAVADIQINDEIVIYPHETCPVDGIVIEGNGSMDESYLTGEPYQISKATGASVLSGAINGESVLVIRASRLPVDSRFAIIVKVLEEAEQKRPSIRRLGDQIGAIFAPLALLFAAITGYFTNDAIRFLAVLVIATPCPLLIAIPITIISAISRAAKEAIIIKDPIVLERLPTCKTAIFDKTGTLTYGKPILTDIYTTPNYTKEQILQYVGSLERYSKHPLANAVIKATKERHIDLLESTDVSEKPGQGLNGIINHRKVNVTSRKKLLEMLPGSQSLLPPVSPGLECIILIDSEYAATLHFHDAPRAESKSFISHLKPAHQFKKIMLVSGDRESEVKYLAELIPFTEIYASQSPEQKLAIVRRERKNAPTVFMGDGINDAPALTAATVGIAFGQHSNVTAEAAGAVIMENTLNKVDELLHLSIQTRNIAAQSAVGGMLLSLVGMGFAATGHINPVLGAILQECIDILAIANALRLAFGSKIKIDLPNA
- a CDS encoding DUF6671 family protein, whose product is MHYRNQSVLLASKHEKEKAIAKVFFDTLSCTLDVHEFDTDQFGSFTGEIPRTLSPYDTCVLKAKRAAEDYGYDLVIASEGSFGPHPAFPFTPVDHEIMVFLDRKHNWVIAEQYTTPKTNYRMMTITTQTELSDFLDKAGFPEHGLTLQTNRDKKVLAKGIRDITALKNALSLGFQNEKELFLATDMRAMMNPTRMNAISILAEKLAHRIQCCCPECLAPGFGFNQVSGYLPCGECSAPTSLCQYEIWGCIQCDYQEKRPRRDGVKVAEPQYCDYCNP